One Fibrobacter sp. genomic window, GTGGACAAATTCAGATTCTTACATAGCATTCTGCTTGGGGTCATGACCTACGACGGCAACGTGCTGGTTGTTGAAAAGGTTTAATCATGAAAAAAATTATAGTCGTAAACAATCCTAAGAACTGGAAATTGAATGTTCCAGGCGTTGATGTGGTGTCCGCACAGGACTACCTGATTTCCCAGAAGTACATGGCCGACAAGAACACCCGCGTGTTCAACCTTTGCCGCGATTACAGCTACCAGAGCAAGGGCTACTACGTTTCCTTGCTGGCGGAAGCCCGCGGCCACAAGGTTATTCCTGGCGTAAAGAACATGCGTGACTTCAAGACCACCGCGGTCATCAAGCATATCTCCGATGAAATCGATAACTTGATTCAGAAGAGTCTGCACAAGCTGACCGGCACGGAATTCGTGCTGAGCATTTACTTCGGCCAGAATGTAAGCCCACAATATCTGGAACTTTCCCAGGAACTTTACAAGCTGTTCCAGGCTCCGTTGCTTCGTGCCAAGTTCGTGTTTAAGCAGAAGTGGTTTATTCAGAGCATTCGCCCCATTTGTGTAGATGAAATTCCCGAAGCCCACATGGAAATGGTGAACAAGTTTGCCCAGGAATACTTTACCAAGAACCGCTACGCCAGCGCCCCCGATGAAGACTACCTGTATGATTTGGCCATCCTTACGAACCCCGATGAAAAGGAGCCGCCCAGTAACAAGGAGGCGATTCAGAATTTTATCAAGGCCGCAGAGGAAACAGGTTTCCGTGTTGAAATGATCACCAAGAAGGATTACGCCCGCGTCGGTGAATTTGATGCTTTGTTTATTCGCGAAACCACAAACGTCAATCATTATACTTACAGTTTTGCCCGTCGCGCCCAGTCCCTTGGAATTGCTGTAATTGATGATCCTGATAGCATATTACGTTGTTCTAATAAGGTGTATTTGCAGGAGCTGATGCAGGCTGCAAAAATCCATTCGCCAAAGACCATTATCGCACATTCTGAAAACCGCCACACGCTTGCCAAGGAAATCGGATTCCCTATGGTTATCAAGTCTCCGGATTCCAGTTTTTCTATGGGTGTGAAAAAGGCCTGCAATAAGGAAGAACTGGACAAGATTCTGGACCAGATGTTTGAACATAGTGACCTGCTCATTGCCCAGGAATTTACTCCCACGGATTTTGACTGGAGAATCGGCGTTCTGGATGGCAAGCCTCTTTACGCCTGCAAGTATTACATGGCAAAAGACCACTGGCAGATTTACAACTGGGAAAGTAAGGACAAGGATGAAATCTGCGGAATGTTTGATTGCCTGCCCATCGAAAGTGTGCCCCATGGAATTGTGAAAACGGCCTTGAAAATTTGCAGCATGATTGGTAACGGCTTGTACGGCGTGGATCTTAAAGAATGGAAGGGGGAGCCCATCGTAGTCGAAGTCAATGACAACCCCAGCATTGACGCAGGGATAGAAGATCAGGTGGGCAAGAAGAAAATTTACACCGCTGTCATGCGCTCTCTGCGTCACCGCATCGAAGACCGCCTGAATGCAGCACAACAAAAAATCCTTCAACACGAAAGAGAGTTTTACCTGTAGGAATAAGGGTGCACTGAATACGTCATCCTGAATGGAGCGCAGCGAAATGAAGGATCCAGTGAAATGCCTTATGGATTCTTCGGCATTGCGCTCAGAATGACGAGTGGAGAATAATTATGAACGCATACAAACTTTGGCAAAAATACGGCATCGAGATGGAATACATGATCGTTGACCGTGATACTTTGGATGTTCTCCCTCGTGCTGATGTGCCCCTGGGACAGGACAAGAACGGTGAACAGCTTTCCGACGTGGAACATGGTCCCATCGGACTTTCCAACGAATTGGTAAGCCATGTGCTGGAACTGAAATGCGCCAATCCCGTGGATTCCTTGAAGAACTTGGGCAAGACTTTTCATAAGGAAATTCTTGTTGCTAACGAAAAACTGAAATCCATTAACGCAATGCTTTTGCCAAGTGCGGCCCACCCCTTTATGGATCCTGCGACCATGCAGTTGTGGCCCTACGATTGCAATGAAATTTACGAGACGTATGACCGCATTTTCAACTGCAAGGGCCATGGCTGGGCTAACTTGCAGAGTACCCACATTAATTTGAGTTTTAACGGTGACGAAGAATTCGGAAAACTCCATGCCGCCATCCGTGCGCTGCTGCCCTTGATTCCTGCAATCGCTGCGTCTAGCCCGTTTTTGGATGGAAAGTACTGCGGTTACCTGGATGGACGTATTGAAACTTATCGCCACAATCAGGATCGGGTTCCTAGCATTGCGGGGCTTGTAATTCCTGAGGCCGCATTCACTTATGACGAATACAACCAGCAGATTTTCGAGAAGGTGAAGGCCGACATCGCCCCCTACGACACGGAACATTTGCTGAATCATTTCTTCTTGAATAGCCGTGGTGCCATCGCCCGCTTTGACCGTGGAGCCATTGAAATTCGTCTGGTGGATATTCAGGAATGCCCTGATGCGGATATCGCCATCGCCGAATGGGAAGTGGCAGCCTTGAAGGGGATGGTGGAAGGTGCTTTTAGCGGAGCATCTCTTGATGCAATTTCAAAGAAGGTTCGTGCTTTGGATACTGCCGCCCTCGCAAAGATCTTGCTGGACACCACCCGCTTTGCAGAAAAGACCATTATCCGCGACAAGGCTTTCTTGAATGTGTGGGGCATTGACGCAAGTGAAATCACCGCTGGCGAAATCGTGCAGCATATTTTCCAGGTGGTCAAGGGAAAAATCTCAGGACACTCCCAGGAATTGCTCCGCAAAATGTTCAAGCGCGGGACCCTCGCAAGCGCCTTGGTAAAGAACGTTGGCGCAGACCCAGGCCGCGACGATTTCGTATGCGAATACGGACGCCTTGCCCGCTGCCTTGCCGAGAATGAACTGTATGACGCTGAAGAATAAACCCTGTGTCATCCTGAGCGAAGCGCGGAGCGCGAAGTCGAAGGATCTAATGCATGTCTCAAAATGATTTCAAATTGATGATCACCTGCGAGCACGCCAGCAACGAATTGCCTGCCCGGGTGAAGGACTTGCGAATCTCCCAAGAAGATCTCGATTCTCACCGAGGTTACGACATCGGCGCCTTCGCTGTGTACGAAGAACTTGTGTCAAAGTTCAAACCGGATTTCTACAGCTCTGGGCGCTACTCCCGACTTTTTGTGGACTTGAATCGTAGCTTGCGGAATAACAAGTTCGCGAGCCCCGCGGGAATCGCCTATCACGAATCCTACTGGGGTGAAGTGGAAAAATTCGTGGCGCAGAACTTACCCGAAAAGGAGAGTGCTTCGCCTGCAATCGTGCACTTGGCCATCCACAGTTTTACTCCGGAGTTAAACGGCATCGTCCGAAATGCGGATATTGGTATTCTTTACGACCCTAGCCGCTCGGCAGAAAAAGCTTACGCTGATGTTATCGTGGACGAGATTCTCCGCGATTACCCGCAGTACAAGGTACGTCGCAACTATCCTTACCTGGGTAAAACCGATGGCCTGTGTACTGCCCTCCGCAAGAAATTCGACCCCCACAAAACAGGCTGTTATGTGGGCTTTGAAATAGAAATCAACCAGAAATTGCTGTAGATTATTATCTTTCTTGAGAGAATATTAGGAGTGTTATGAAAAAATTATTCTCAAGAAACATTCTGAACGTGACGAAATTCGCCGCAGTTTCCTTTGCGATGCTCGCGGCTCTGCTTATTGCCTGCGGCGACGATAATGGCTCCAGCGCTACGGATGAGGGGACGGGCAGTTCCAGCACTAATGAAGATCCAATCCTTTCGTCATCATCGAATCTTGAGCCTGTAGCGTATTCCTCCTGCAGCTTCGTCCAGTTGCGTGAAGATACAGAGGATTCCTCTCGCCTGACCATTTATCGATTCCTGTATCCCCGCGCAGACATGTCCTTAGATACGGGCTATTTCAATGGTCACGAATGCAGCGTCGAAATGGACGGAAAGTTTAGTTGTATGCAAAGGTCCTGTGTTCCCGTTGAAGGTGGTCAAATTGATATCCCGCAAAGTTATGGCATTCTTGCTGTTGACGCAAAAAATAGAGATGGTGGATATAGTGAGTATTTCTACACCAGCACAGATATAACGCGACTGGTGGATATAAACTTTGGCGATAGCGCGCTTACTACATTCATTCCGTTTGCTGACATTCCCGAGTTTGATAGGGATGGCATCTTGGAACAACTCTCTGCTTTACCTGCCGAGCCATGTTCAACTTTATTTCGTTTTGAAGGAAATTATCTATTGCAGGCGGATGGATTGCCTGAAGGAATTGTACTTTATCGCGATGGTCAGGGAATTAAGGGGCGTGGAGATTCTCGGGAATACTATTCGGCTTTATTCCCGAAGGATGAATTGGCCACCGTAAAGGCGCGCATTTATGAGGTTGGTCAAGGTGAAAAGTCTTCTTACAACAAACTCATGGAAGGATGTTACAGTGAACTGAAATATGCTCCAGATAGAGGACTTGATATCTCCAACCAAACGATTAAAGCAGAGATTAATGATTTTGGCTGCGGCGTTGTGTCGACATCCTATAAAACGGCTATGTTGGCTGGACTTTGTGAAGGCTGGAAAATCCCCGAAGACGCAAAGGTGTTTTCCTATCGCCTAATCAACATTTCTGACAAGGTCCCTGAAAATCCTGTCCAGTGGAAATTGACCTATATGGATCAGTATGGCCGAGGTGGCTCCTTGGATATTGTCACCCAATTTGAATAGGCAAAAATCTCAAATTTTAATTTAGCAGTTTTATTTAACGTACTCCTTTTAGTTGAAGTGTTGGTTGTTTGTTCTCTATAACGACATTTGATGAGCTCTTAATGGGATGGGTGCCATTGACGAAATAGGACTCTTTTTTCTGCAACTTTTTAGTATTCTCTTTTTTTATTGAATTTATTTTAGCTGAATAGTTGCAATCTGAAGGCATCTTAGGAAATGGAGCAAAACGAAGACTGCCGTCATCTTGATATTGACAAGAAATTGAATATTTTCCCGTGCATAAACCAGATTTGATATGGCAAAATGCATTATAATTCGCCCCTTTATACAATATTAGGAAATTGCTGGACGCTCGCAAATCTTTCCGATAAATGGAATCGAATGAAATCGAGTCGTTATTAAATAGTATGAACTCTTTTATATCGATTGTATCGATGGTGTCCCATGTGTTAAGATGCTTTGCCCACAATGAGTCTTCTGCCGGATTTGATTCATCGAAAAAATGAATAGAGTAACCTGTGACAGAAATATGTTTTTCTTCCCAATCAATAATGTTGCCGATAGAATCTGTTATAGGAAATGTATCGTCAAAACCGTTATCGGTGCAGCTTATTGACAATACAACATCTTGATTGATTTCTGTAGAGCGTATTTGGACAAGCGAGTCTTGTCCAAATGCGTAGGATGTTCCACAGTTCATCGATGTGTATGAACTCCATGTTTTCGCTTGTAAAAGAGAAATTGAAAAAATAAGAATCAATAGTATTGGTTTCATTTTTTTTTGAAAGAGCTATAACGAGATGTTGCAAAAACGGCGTTTCCGACTGAAGTAAATATACAAATTGAGGATTCCCATTTTTACAATTATTTTACATAAAATCATGCAACATTTCCTCGTTCAAAACGTGTTATAGTATGTAGGGCGAAACCGCCTTGCGCTATTGCGGGGGCGTTCCCGCCGGGATAAAACTATGGCAACTTTTGAGGAAAAAGTCGAAAAGCAAGTTGAAATTTTAAAGCAGCATACGTTCCTGGATCCGACCCGGGACAGGGTCTTCAAGGAAATCTTTTCGAAGGATGCGACTCTAATCCATTTCTTGAACGCAATCTTGCACCTGCCCGAGGAACGCAAAATCGTGAGTATCGAACGCAAGAAGCCTGCGTCGACGTTGACTTCCGCAATCGATGTGGAGGAGGTCCGCTTTGACGTACACGCGAAGCTCAACAATGAAGAATACGTGGATCTGGAGATGCAGCGGGCGACTCACGAGGATTTTGTGGACCGTGTGGAGCTTTATGCAAGTCAGCTCTCCATCGAATCCAAGATTCACTTTGACAGCCAGCGCACCGAGACCGAGAAGGAGGATCACCCCTACCTGATGCCCACCACCTACAGCATCTGGATCTGCAATTTCCCGGTCCGCTTTTGCGAATGCTACCGTGAGGAACTGGGACTCTTCCGTTTTTCCAGCCTGGGCAACCCTGACGCCTTGCCTGTATATGATAAAAAAAGGTATATTATCGTGGATTTGAGCAAGGTGGATGCGAAGGTCTTGAACCTGAACACCGCCGAGACGGAATGGCTGGAACTCTTCACCAGGATGGCTTCTGCGAAGGATGCCCCCAAGACGAAGGATCCCGTCATTGCGGATGTCTACCGCCGGATGATGGTGAACGCCCTCGAGAAGAATTTTATCAAGGAGATTGCAGCAGGTATGGTCACAGAGGCTGAAATCAAGACACGAATCGGAACCGCCCGCCGCGAAGGCCGTGAAGAAGGCCGCGACGAAGCGAGACTGGGTGACGCCGAAGCGCTCCTTCGTTACGGAGATTCCGTAGAAAAAGTTTCCCTGGTTCTCAAGTTGCCTCTTGAAAAGGTACAGGAACTGGCAAGTAAGATTGCCTCCGGGAATGCGAAACGCTAATTCTGTTCTTGAACATTGACGATAAGGCTCCGATGGTTTATCGGGGCTTTTATCGTGAATTGTTTGTAATGAACTCCAAAAAGCATCGTTTTTTCAATAATTTTTGTTCGTTTTCTCAAGACTTTTATAAATTTCAAGCAGAAATTTTTTAACTCTGGCGCCTTGTGACGCCTTATAAAAGGTCGCAATATGCAGATTGATTTGAATAACGTGGATTGGAAGACTCTCCCCTTCGGTTACTCCGACACCGATTACAACGTTCGTTGCTACTACCGCAATGGTCAGTGGGGCAAGATTGAAGTCTCCTCCGACAAGAACATCAGCATTCACATGGCCGCTACCTGCCTCCACTACGGTCAGGAAGGTTTCGAAGGCCTGAAGGCTTACACCGGCAAGGATGGCAAGGTCCGTCTGTTCCGCGTGGATGAAAACGCAAAGCGCATGCAGAGCACTGCAAACCGCGTCCTCATGGCTGTTCCGCCTATCGAACTTTTCCGCGAAATGGCTCACCTGGTAACCAAGCTGAACGCTCGCTTCGTTCCGCCCTATGGCCATGGCGCAACCCTTTACATCCGCCCGCTCCTCATCGGTACTGGCGCAGAAGTTGGCGTGAAGCCTTCTGACGAATACCTGTTCATGATGTTCGTCTGCCCGGTTGGCCCCTACTTCAAGGACGGCTTCAAGCCCGTTGACATGATGATCAGCCGTAACTACGACCGTGCCGCTCCTCAGGGTACCGGTACTGTGAAGGTTGGCGGTAACTACGCTGCATCCCTCCAGTCTCTTGCCGAAGCCAAGAAGCTGGGCTACTCCAGCACCATCTATCTGGATGCCAAGGAAAAGAAGTACATCGACGAATGCGGTCCGGCAAACTTCTTCGGTATCAAGGGCAAGTCCTACATTACCCCGAAGTCCGAATCCATCTTGCCGTCTATCACCAACAAGAGCTTGCAGCAGCTGGCTGAATACCTTGGCTACACTGTTGAAAAGCGTCCGGTGGCTTTCGAAGAACTGGCTGAATTCTCTGAAACTGCAGAATGCGGTACCGCAGCTGTGATCACCCCGATCAAGAAGATCGTGGACCCTGTTGCCGGCAAGGAATTCACCTACGGCGATGGCAAGAATCCGGGCCCTGTCTGCACCGAACTCTTCACCAAGTACACCGCTATCCAGTTCGGCGAAGCTGAAGACCCGTTCGGCTGGACTGAAGTGGTCGACCTGTAATAGGCTCGAGGCTCCAGGCACGAGGTTCCGGGCTTCTGGCCCAAGGAATTCTCAAAAATTTAAAAGGCTCGCGATGAATGTCGCGGGTCTTTTTTTGCATATTGAATGCGCAGGATCTGTTTTGTATAAACGATCCTAGAAGACTTTCAAGAACCTTAGAAGCTGAGTAAGAAAGATGGAAAAAACAGCGATGTTGACTGCCGCCATGACAAGGCCTACTTTCTTGCACCAGGGGCAGGGTGCGAGCTTCATTCCGTTTTGGGTTGTGTAGGTTCCGTTGCCGATTTTGTATAGATCGATTAGGTTCCAAATGACGGAGATGAATGCGGTAATGCCGATGATGGTGCAAACCAGTTTGATGATGCCGTTACGATTGTTGCCGCAGAAGAAATCGTGAACGCCTAAGGTTCCCATGATGATGGAAAGTATGGCAACGAGGCTTGCTTTATCCTGGGGTGTTGCCGTGGTTCCGTCCAACGTCTTTACCATGGATTCGGTAAGAATTTGCTTAGGCTCTTTTGGCTTGCAGGATTTTTTCCGCGGAGTTTCTACGGGAAAACTCATCTCAAGATTGTTGTCGTCTTTTTCCATCATGAGATAAAGTGTAGAATTTTAGGAAAGCCTTTCGGTAAGCCGTGTGTAGCGGCGGGTGCTGCGGACGTTGCGAACGGCCTGGTGGAAGGCTCCAGGGGCTGAAAGAATCCACACGTGTCCCTTGGCGCGGGTAATTGCAGTGTAGATCAGGTTTCTTTGGAGCATTACGTAGTGGCTGGAGTCAAGAACTACAACTACTGCGGGGTATTCGCTGCCCTGGCTTTTGTGGATGGTGCAGGCGTAGGCGAGGGTCAGTTCCTCCATTTCATCGTCTTCGTAATCAACAACCTTGTCATCATAGAAAACGGTGATTTTCTTGTTGATGGCATCAACTTTCCAGATGATACCCACGTCGCCGTTGAAGACGTTCTTTTCGTAGTTGTTCTTGATCTGCATAACGCGATCTCCCTGGCTCCATTCAACACCCATCATCTTGTGACGGGGAACGCCGGGGTTTAAAAGCCCCTGCAGGAACGGGTTCAACTCAAAGATGCCAAGAGGGCCTTTTCGCATGGGAACAAGAACTTGCATTTGTTCCTTGAGATTGATGTCCAGTTTGCTTTTGATGCCTGTGGCAATGAGTTGCTGCAGGTATTTTTTGCATTCCTCGTCGGTCTCGAAGGGCATGAAATGAAAGTTGGGACCGTCCAGCGGGGCGGGGGTAATGCCCTGGTTTATCTTGGCTGCCTTATCGGCGATGTCGTTGTCGCCAGCTTGACGGAAAATGTGCTGCAGGCGGATGCTTGGAATGCTTGGCGTTCGGAGTAGGTCGTTCAACACGTTGCCTGGGCCCACGCTTGGCAACTGGTCTGCATCCCCTACGAAAATAATACGGGTCCTGCAGCTGACCGCTTCCAGCAAAGAAGCGCAAAGCCAGGTGTCCACCATACTGAATTCGTCTACCACCAGGAGGGAACAGTCCAGCTTGTTCTGGTCGTTTTTGGAAAATTTCTTGGATACAGGATCCACTTCCAGTAAGCGATGGATTGTGCTCGCCTTTTCGCCGCAGCAGTCTCCCATGCGCTTGGCGGCGCGGCCTGTAGGGGCGGCAAGCAGGATGCTTTCCCCAAGCTTTCGTGCCAGGTGGAGAATGCCCTTCAGGATGGTTGTCTTACCGGTTCCGGGGCCGCCTGTAATGATAAAGACCCTGTGGCTCAACGCCTGGATGATTGCTTCTCGCTGGATGGGGTGGAAGGCGAACTTCTGTTCCTGTTCCCAGTCGCGGAGCTCGCGGTTGACAAAGTCAGCGCTGACGGATTCGGTGACAAAGTCCTCCATCTGGGACTTGACGCAGTCGGCAATCTTTTGCTCGGCGTTAAATAGTGGGGGGAAGAAACAGTCGTCATTGACGCGGCGGATTCTTCCGACGTTGCAGGTCTTTTCAAAAATATCCAGCAGGCGATTGATGGAGTCTTCGTCCTCCATCTCGATTCGCATGTTCTTGATGGTGCGGGAAAGAAGCGCTTCTCGCGGCAGGTAGGTGTGGCCGTCGGTGAGTGAAGCTTCTTGCAGAGTGTAAAGCAGCGCTTCCTCCAGACGCATGGGGCTGTCCTTTGGAATGCCTACCTTCATGGCGATTTCGTCTGCCTTCAGAAAACCGATGCCGTAGACTTCTTCGCAGAGAATGTAGGGATTCTCCCGAAGTTTCTCTATTGTTCCCTGGCCGAACTTCATCCAGATTTTTTTTGCGACACTTCCGACAATTCCATGGCTGTAGAGGAACATCATGGTGTCGCGGCTATGTCGGGTCTCCTGCCATCGGGCAAGAAATATTTCCACCTTGGATTTGGGAAGCCCCTTGATTTTTACGCTGCGGAAACGTTCTGGATCGTTGTCCAAAATATCAAAGGTTTCTTCGCCGAAAATGTCAAAAATATTCTGGGCTGTCTTGGGACCAACGCCGGGGCAGATTCCGCTTCCCAGGTAGGTGACGATGTCCATGTCGTCGGCGGAGGAAACCATTTCGAAATGGTCGCATTTAAACTGCTTGCCGTACTTGGGATGACTGCCCCAGTCTCCGGTGAACTTGATTTTTTCGCCTACGTTCAGCTCTGGCAAGGTTCCGGTGACCACCACCACTTTCTTGGACTCATCGTCCACCAGCCGCAAGACGGTAAAGCCATTTTGCGGGCTGTGAAATGTAATGGATTTTACGGTCCCCTGGATATGCATAGTTTATAGGATAAAGGTTAAAGGATAAAGGTTATAGGTTAAAGGATAATGATTTTCCTTTACGCTTTAACCTTTCTGCTTTAGGCTAAATGATCCTTTCCGCTTTATCCTTTAATCTTTCCGCTATTTCGGCTGGTAGTTATTCTTGACGTCTTGAGAATCGTTCCACTTGTCCGGATCGAAATTGTCCATCTTGGAGAGCTTCTTGCCGCGCTTTACAAGCCAAACGCCCAAGGCGATTGCGATGAATATTGCCAGGGCCCTAGCGGTATTGTAGTCCAGACCGAAGCCTACGGGAGCGCCCTTCAGGTTGGTGGGGCTTACCCATAGAATGTAATCTGCGGTAATGAAGGTCATGAACATGCAGGGCAGAAGGGCGATCCAGAAATTCTTGCTCTTGCTGCGGAGATAGACTGCTGTAACGCAGAGGCTGCATACGGCCATGAGCTGGTTGCTCCAGCTGAAGTAATTCCACAGGATGTTGAAGCCTTCCTTGTCCAGGTTGCTCCAGAAGATGATGGCAAGGCAGATGGCGAACATGGGTACGGTCAGAAGCAGGCGGTTCTTGGTAGAAGCCTGGTCGATGCCGAACAGTTCTGCGATGGTCAGACGAAGGCTTCTGAGGCTTGTGTCGCCGCTAGTGATAGCAAGGACGATAACGCCAATGACCACCAGAACAGAAATGGGAGCGAAGGGCAGAACGTCGGAAACCAGGGTGCTCAAAACCTTGACGCCGCTGGCGCCGGTAATCAGTTCCGGGAACTTGTGGTAGATGTACATGCCGCCTGCAGCCCAGATCATGCCGATAAGGCCTTCCAGAATCATCATGCCGTAGAAAGTCTGACGGCCGGTCTTTTCGGTAAATTCAGTGCGGGCCACCAGAGGGCTCTGGGTGCTGTGGAAACCGCTAATGATACCGCAGGCGATTGTCACGAACAGCATGGGGAGAATGGGCTGGTGAGCAGGATGCTGGGTGAAGTTGCTGCCAAAGTCGCTAAAGTTGATGTTGTCCAGAACGTTCAGGTTCGGGGCAATGCCAATAAGAATTGCGACGGATGCGAGAATCAAAAGACCGCCAAAGATGGGGTAGATGCGGCCGATGATCTTGTCGATAGGGAAGAAGGTGCTAAGGAAATAGTAAATGAAAATGCAAGCCACGGCTACCCAGAACAGAGTGGGAGAAACGGCGTTGCCGACAAGAATCGGGGTGTTGATCAGCTGGGCGGGAGTGTTGGTGAAAACGGCGCCAACCAGGATCAATGCCACGGAAATCAATGTCATGACAATCTTGGACGGTCCCTTGCCCAAAAATTTGCGAGAAAGTGCGGGCACGTTGTAACCATTGTTACGCATGCTTACCATGCCGCTGAAGTAATCGTGAACGGCGCCGCCTAAGACGTTTCCCAGCGGCAGAAGAATGAAGACAATGGCTCCGAACTTGATGCCAAGAATCACGCCAATGACAGGACCGATACCGGCGATGTTCAAAAGCTGGATC contains:
- a CDS encoding Rpn family recombination-promoting nuclease/putative transposase, with product MATFEEKVEKQVEILKQHTFLDPTRDRVFKEIFSKDATLIHFLNAILHLPEERKIVSIERKKPASTLTSAIDVEEVRFDVHAKLNNEEYVDLEMQRATHEDFVDRVELYASQLSIESKIHFDSQRTETEKEDHPYLMPTTYSIWICNFPVRFCECYREELGLFRFSSLGNPDALPVYDKKRYIIVDLSKVDAKVLNLNTAETEWLELFTRMASAKDAPKTKDPVIADVYRRMMVNALEKNFIKEIAAGMVTEAEIKTRIGTARREGREEGRDEARLGDAEALLRYGDSVEKVSLVLKLPLEKVQELASKIASGNAKR
- a CDS encoding N-formylglutamate amidohydrolase, which translates into the protein MSQNDFKLMITCEHASNELPARVKDLRISQEDLDSHRGYDIGAFAVYEELVSKFKPDFYSSGRYSRLFVDLNRSLRNNKFASPAGIAYHESYWGEVEKFVAQNLPEKESASPAIVHLAIHSFTPELNGIVRNADIGILYDPSRSAEKAYADVIVDEILRDYPQYKVRRNYPYLGKTDGLCTALRKKFDPHKTGCYVGFEIEINQKLL
- a CDS encoding carbon starvation protein A, whose translation is MITFLIGVAILIGGYFTYGKFVEKVFGPDDRKPPALENPDGVDRLVLPHWKNMLIQLLNIAGIGPVIGVILGIKFGAIVFILLPLGNVLGGAVHDYFSGMVSMRNNGYNVPALSRKFLGKGPSKIVMTLISVALILVGAVFTNTPAQLINTPILVGNAVSPTLFWVAVACIFIYYFLSTFFPIDKIIGRIYPIFGGLLILASVAILIGIAPNLNVLDNINFSDFGSNFTQHPAHQPILPMLFVTIACGIISGFHSTQSPLVARTEFTEKTGRQTFYGMMILEGLIGMIWAAGGMYIYHKFPELITGASGVKVLSTLVSDVLPFAPISVLVVIGVIVLAITSGDTSLRSLRLTIAELFGIDQASTKNRLLLTVPMFAICLAIIFWSNLDKEGFNILWNYFSWSNQLMAVCSLCVTAVYLRSKSKNFWIALLPCMFMTFITADYILWVSPTNLKGAPVGFGLDYNTARALAIFIAIALGVWLVKRGKKLSKMDNFDPDKWNDSQDVKNNYQPK
- a CDS encoding ATP-dependent RecD-like DNA helicase, with the protein product MHIQGTVKSITFHSPQNGFTVLRLVDDESKKVVVVTGTLPELNVGEKIKFTGDWGSHPKYGKQFKCDHFEMVSSADDMDIVTYLGSGICPGVGPKTAQNIFDIFGEETFDILDNDPERFRSVKIKGLPKSKVEIFLARWQETRHSRDTMMFLYSHGIVGSVAKKIWMKFGQGTIEKLRENPYILCEEVYGIGFLKADEIAMKVGIPKDSPMRLEEALLYTLQEASLTDGHTYLPREALLSRTIKNMRIEMEDEDSINRLLDIFEKTCNVGRIRRVNDDCFFPPLFNAEQKIADCVKSQMEDFVTESVSADFVNRELRDWEQEQKFAFHPIQREAIIQALSHRVFIITGGPGTGKTTILKGILHLARKLGESILLAAPTGRAAKRMGDCCGEKASTIHRLLEVDPVSKKFSKNDQNKLDCSLLVVDEFSMVDTWLCASLLEAVSCRTRIIFVGDADQLPSVGPGNVLNDLLRTPSIPSIRLQHIFRQAGDNDIADKAAKINQGITPAPLDGPNFHFMPFETDEECKKYLQQLIATGIKSKLDINLKEQMQVLVPMRKGPLGIFELNPFLQGLLNPGVPRHKMMGVEWSQGDRVMQIKNNYEKNVFNGDVGIIWKVDAINKKITVFYDDKVVDYEDDEMEELTLAYACTIHKSQGSEYPAVVVVLDSSHYVMLQRNLIYTAITRAKGHVWILSAPGAFHQAVRNVRSTRRYTRLTERLS
- a CDS encoding TM2 domain-containing protein, with protein sequence MMEKDDNNLEMSFPVETPRKKSCKPKEPKQILTESMVKTLDGTTATPQDKASLVAILSIIMGTLGVHDFFCGNNRNGIIKLVCTIIGITAFISVIWNLIDLYKIGNGTYTTQNGMKLAPCPWCKKVGLVMAAVNIAVFSIFLTQLLRFLKVF
- a CDS encoding branched-chain amino acid aminotransferase; the encoded protein is MQIDLNNVDWKTLPFGYSDTDYNVRCYYRNGQWGKIEVSSDKNISIHMAATCLHYGQEGFEGLKAYTGKDGKVRLFRVDENAKRMQSTANRVLMAVPPIELFREMAHLVTKLNARFVPPYGHGATLYIRPLLIGTGAEVGVKPSDEYLFMMFVCPVGPYFKDGFKPVDMMISRNYDRAAPQGTGTVKVGGNYAASLQSLAEAKKLGYSSTIYLDAKEKKYIDECGPANFFGIKGKSYITPKSESILPSITNKSLQQLAEYLGYTVEKRPVAFEELAEFSETAECGTAAVITPIKKIVDPVAGKEFTYGDGKNPGPVCTELFTKYTAIQFGEAEDPFGWTEVVDL
- a CDS encoding RimK family protein → MKKIIVVNNPKNWKLNVPGVDVVSAQDYLISQKYMADKNTRVFNLCRDYSYQSKGYYVSLLAEARGHKVIPGVKNMRDFKTTAVIKHISDEIDNLIQKSLHKLTGTEFVLSIYFGQNVSPQYLELSQELYKLFQAPLLRAKFVFKQKWFIQSIRPICVDEIPEAHMEMVNKFAQEYFTKNRYASAPDEDYLYDLAILTNPDEKEPPSNKEAIQNFIKAAEETGFRVEMITKKDYARVGEFDALFIRETTNVNHYTYSFARRAQSLGIAVIDDPDSILRCSNKVYLQELMQAAKIHSPKTIIAHSENRHTLAKEIGFPMVIKSPDSSFSMGVKKACNKEELDKILDQMFEHSDLLIAQEFTPTDFDWRIGVLDGKPLYACKYYMAKDHWQIYNWESKDKDEICGMFDCLPIESVPHGIVKTALKICSMIGNGLYGVDLKEWKGEPIVVEVNDNPSIDAGIEDQVGKKKIYTAVMRSLRHRIEDRLNAAQQKILQHEREFYL
- a CDS encoding glutamate-cysteine ligase family protein, with the translated sequence MNAYKLWQKYGIEMEYMIVDRDTLDVLPRADVPLGQDKNGEQLSDVEHGPIGLSNELVSHVLELKCANPVDSLKNLGKTFHKEILVANEKLKSINAMLLPSAAHPFMDPATMQLWPYDCNEIYETYDRIFNCKGHGWANLQSTHINLSFNGDEEFGKLHAAIRALLPLIPAIAASSPFLDGKYCGYLDGRIETYRHNQDRVPSIAGLVIPEAAFTYDEYNQQIFEKVKADIAPYDTEHLLNHFFLNSRGAIARFDRGAIEIRLVDIQECPDADIAIAEWEVAALKGMVEGAFSGASLDAISKKVRALDTAALAKILLDTTRFAEKTIIRDKAFLNVWGIDASEITAGEIVQHIFQVVKGKISGHSQELLRKMFKRGTLASALVKNVGADPGRDDFVCEYGRLARCLAENELYDAEE